TTGATGGTGTCGGAGTTCGCATCAAATGCAATCACCTGGGCGCGGGCGAGCTGGTCCTGGAGCTTCGGCATTTCGATGTTGTCAATAGAGGCAAGGCGCTCCTTGGCAGCATGGTATTCTGCGTTTTCACTCAAATCGCCTTGTGCACGGGCATCAACTAATTCTTGAAGTACGCGGGGACGTTCAACATTTTTTAAATTTTCAAGGTCCTTAACGAGCTTGTCGTAAGCCTCTTGTGTAAACATGATCTTTTCCATGCTCCATAAGGTAAAAATTTTAACGGGCTTTGCGAGCCCAGAATCGCAAAGAAAGCTTCTTTTTAGGAGATACTATGTACACTGTGTTGGAAAAAGGCGGCGTTTGCTCCCCCAAGGGCTTTACCG
The sequence above is a segment of the Fibrobacter sp. UBA4297 genome. Coding sequences within it:
- the greA gene encoding transcription elongation factor GreA — protein: MEKIMFTQEAYDKLVKDLENLKNVERPRVLQELVDARAQGDLSENAEYHAAKERLASIDNIEMPKLQDQLARAQVIAFDANSDTIKFGATITAKNLKTKREIVYQLVSPEEADALNGKISFKSPIGAALMGKKRGDVVEVVTPKGKNQFEIIDFK